Genomic segment of Chloroflexota bacterium:
TCGCCCGTTGAAAAAAATCCCAAGCAGGTTGGCTCAGGAGTAGCCCGCGATGCCAAACGGCAGGTACCCTGGAAACGGAGAGGTTTGCCCGGCACAGCGGTTGCGCGGGACCAGGGGGCATATGCCTGGTGTTGCCAGAATCGGGCGGCTGCAATCCCAGCCACAATCCTCCTGCTGTTCTGTCCGCAGGAGGCGCCTGTGATCCGGCCCTTTGGCCTCCGGGATGCCTGGCAGATCCGGCAATTAGAGCGCATTGGCATCTGGCTCGACATCTTCCACTGTCTTCTGTTGAGACGCAGTGCCCTTTCCATGGCACTGATTGCTCCTGTGCCCTGGGTGGGCACGGGCCTGGCTTCTTATGTGTGGCAGCCAGATCAATCGACTCGGGGCTTTGTGCAAATGCTCCGGAGGCCCCACCGGCGGGAAGCTGACGTTCTGTTTTTGGCGCCGGGCAGCAACCGGGAACCTGATGGTGAAAAGGCGTGGGTAGCCTTGCTGACCTACTGCATCCAGAGTGCAGGAGGGCAGGCATTGCGTCGGCTATTCGTCAATCTGCCCGAGGGTAGCAGCGAAATCGATCTACTGGCGGCATTGAGTTTCTCGGTTTATGCCAATGAAGATGTCTTAGTACTCAATAAGCCGCCGCGGACAACTACGTTTCCAGCGTCCCCCCGCATGCGCGCCCGGCAGCGCGAGGATGTCTGGTGGTTGCGCCGCCTAAACAGTCTTTTCACCCCTATGCCGGTACAGCATGCAGAGGGTATGAGCGAGACCGAGGAGCCTTCCAGCGTTCCTCTGATCTGGTGGGAACGGAGTCAACAGCGAAGTTACGTACTGGCGAATGGCGGCGATATCTGTGGTGGCGTTCAGTTAGTGAGCGGGCGGCGGGGTAACTGGCTACTCCTGCATGGCGATCCTGCAGACACCGGGACCATGACCCGGTTGGTCAGGCAAGGCCTCAATACGGCTGCCGTTAGCCGTTGGCCCGTCTACTGTGCCGTGCGGGACTACCAGGGCGGCCTGCGGGCCGTGCTGCAAGACCATGGATTTGAGCCCTATGCCCGCCGTTCCCGACTGGTCAAACACCTGGTAGCCAGGGTTGTGGCGGCGGAACGAAAGGCTGTTCCGGCCTTTGCCGTCGAGCAGTCGCCATAAGCATAACAGAGATCGAGGTTAGTGAAAGCTTGAAGCAGAAAAACATCACAGACGATCTGGATGTTCTGTTGAGCGTATTGCCGCCGCATATTCGGCAGGCACTTGACGTAGCCAACAGAGGGGATCAGCTCCTGGAAGTCATTCTGGACCTGGGGCGCGTTCCCGAAGCCCGGTTCGTCGACGACGAAGTTGTCTTGAGCAACACTGAAATCAGCGCCGATGACCTGCTATATGTGACCGACCGGATCGGCGATTTCACGACAGACAATCGGGCTGGCATCGAACGCACGCTTCACCGGATCTCCTGCATTCGCAACCGGCAAGGGCGTATTGTCGGCCTCACCTGCCGCGTGGGACGGGCCGTTTACGGCGTCATCGATATCCTGCAGGACATCGTGGAATCGGGCGACAGTATCTTGCTGCTGGGGCGACCTGGCGTGGGCAAGACAACCCTGTTGCGCGAGGCGGCCCGGGTGCTGGCCGAAAAGAAACGGGTTGTCATCGTCGACACCTCCAATGAGATCGGCGGCGATGGCGATATCCCCCATCCTGCCATTGGCCGCGCCCGCCGGATGCAGGTCGCCCAACCAGCTCATCAGCACGAGGTGATGATCGAGGCAGTGGAAAACCACATGCCCGAGATCATCATCATCGACGAAATCGGACGGGAGCTGGAAGCTGCCGCCGCTCGTACCATCGCGGAGCGAGGGGTCCAACTCATCGGGACGGCCCACGGCCGCAACCTGGAAAACCTCCTGCTCAACCCGACCCTCAGCGATCTGGTGGGCGGCATCGAGAGCGTCACCCTCAGCGACGAAGAGGCTCGCCGGCGGGGCACCCAGAAGTCGGTCCTGGAACGCAAGGCCCCTCCAACCTTCGAGGTGCTGGTTGAGATCGAGGATCGCCAGACCATGGTTGTTCACCACGGCGTTGCCCGGGCCGTCGACGACTTCCTGCGGGGCCGCAACCTGCGCCCCGAGGTTCGTTATCGAGATGAAACGGGCAAGGTTCACGTGGAAGCAGCCCCCGCGCGCCCAACCGCCCGCAATGGCCGCAACGGCGGTCAGCCAGGCGGGGATCGGCGGCGAGATGATCCGGAAGAAATTGTCTTCACGACCCGGCGAATCTATGCGTACGGCGTGGGGCTCAATAAACTTCGCACAGCAGCCCAACGCATGAAGGTGCCGATTCAGTTGGTGGATGACATTCGCCGGGCCGACGTATTCGTGACGCTAAAGAGTTACTACCGCAAACGTCCGCAACCGATCACCGAAGCTGAGGAACGCAATCTGCCCATCTATGTATTGCGTTCCAATACAGTGCTGCAATTAGAGAACTTCCTGGCAGACGTCTTTGGCATCCCCACCGATGCCGGAGATGCCCTGGACTCGGCAATGCGCGAGGCTCAGGAGGCCATAAAGCGTGTCACGTCTGGCGCCTCATCGGTGGATCTGAGGCCACAGCCCTCGTCGGTGCGCCGCCAGCAGCATCAAGCAGCGCGTTCGGCCAAACTGATCAGCCACAGCTACGGGCGAGATCCCAACCGGCACGTCCGCATCTATCGGGAATAGGCAAGGAATCCCGCGCCGACACCATGTTCATCTCTTTCGAAGGGCCGGAAGGCAGTGGCAAGACCACGCAGATCGCCTTCCTGGCATCCTGGTTACAGAGCAACGGCCTGAAGGCTTTCACGACCCGAGAACCGGGCGGGAGCGCCATCGGTGATCGCGTAAGGGAGATACTGCTCGATCCTGTGGCGACGGAGATGCAGCCTGAGGCTGAAGTTCTCCTCTTCTCCGCCGCCAGGGCCCAGATCGTCGGGCAGATCATTCGCCCTCGTCTGGACCTGGGCGATATCGTCATCTGCGATCGTTATGCAGATTCGACCATGGCTTATCAGGGCTATGGACACCAGATGGATCTGGAGCAACTGGCAGCCATCACCACCTTTGCCACAGGGGGATTGGTTCCCGCACTGACCGTTTACCTGGACATCGACGTGGAGGCAGGCTTGATGCGCAAGCAGCAGGATGCGTATGTGGACTCGTCGCAGTGGAACCGGATGGAACGCAAGGATGTGGCCTTTCACCGGCGAGTACGGGCCGGATACCTGGAGATGGCTGCCGACGAGCCGGCGCGCTGGCTCGTCGTCGATGCCAATCAGCCGGCGCCTGTGGTGCAGGCAGTAATACGAGACAGAGTTGCTCAGGCCTTGACACTCGAAGCCGGCGCCTAGCCAATTGTCAATTGTCGATCCATACAGGAAACCAAGGAATGTCACCAATTCGTGAAGACAACTCCCTCCCTGACCCATACCAGACGGTCAACCAGCTAAAGCCCCTTTTGGTTGTGATCTCCGGCCCCTCTGGCGTCGGCAAGGATACGATCATGCATGGCATGCGTGACCATGGAGCCGAATTTTACCAGGTGGTCACTGCTACCACCAGGCCCCAACGCCCCCACGAAACCGATGGAGCGGACTATCATTTCGTCAGCAAACAACGGTTTGCCGAAATGATCGAGAACAAGGAATTGCTGGAACATGCCGTCGTTTACGGTGACTACAAGGGCATTCCCAAGTTCGAAGTCCGCAGGGGTCTGGAGAGCGGCACCGACGTGGTGTTGCGGGTCGATGTGCAGGGAGCAGCGACCATCCGCCACATGGTGCCCGAGGCTGTTACCATCTTTTTGGTGGCCTCCTCAGAGGAGGAAATGGTGGAACGGCTGCGCCAGCGGGACACCGAAGATGCGGGCACCCTGGCCCTGCGCATTGCGACAGCCCGGGAGGAGCTTCACCGCTTGCCCGAATTCGACTATGTGGTGGTCAACCGCCAGGACCGATTGGATGAGGCAGTGGTTGAGATCCTGGCAATCATGACCGCCGAACGCCGTCGTGTAGATTGGAAATCTGCAAAACTATGAGCCAACAAATCCCCCAGTCTCCCCCACCGCAACGTCCCGTGGGCTTTCGTTTGCCTATGTCCAAGACCCGATGGACCTACATTCTGATGGCCATCAACGTCATCGCATGGTTCGCCATGACTGCCTTTGGCTACACCCGGGCCATTGGGTTGAACGGCAGCCAGAGCACTGAAATCCTCTTAACCTTCGGGGCACAGCAGAACTGGCTGGTTGCCCAGGGCGAATTCTACCGGTTGCTCACCTCCATGTTCCTGCACATCGGAATCATGCACCTGGCCTTCAACACCTGGGCATTGTATATCATCGGCCGGGATGTGGAGGCGCTGTACGGCTCGACCCGCTTCCTGACCATCTATCTGATCAGTGGATTGGGCGGCAGTGCCGCCACCCTGTTGTTGAGCGGTGGCGTCGTATCCGCCGGGGCCAGCGGCGCCATCTTCGGCCTGATCGGCGCTGAGATCGCCTATTTCAGGACCCACAAGGAACTCTTTGGCGAACGGGGCCAGGCGCGCCTTCGCAATCTGCTGTTCATTGCCGGAATCAATCTGGTGTTCGGATTTACCATGCCAGGAATCAACAACATCGCTCACATTGGAGGATTGCTCTTTGGCCTCGTCCTGGGTTGGCTCCTGGTGCCCAACTATGGACTGCCCGATCAGGCCACCGTCGACTCGACTGGCAACGTGACCCTGGCCGACTCGGCTTCGCTGCAAGAACGCCTGATCCCTGTGATCCTTGTGATTGGTGTCCTGGCAGCCATCGTCGTCGCCGGCACAGTCCGCTGGCGCAACGCCGATACGCCCATGGGGATGATTGATCCTGACCTGATCACGGCAATAAGCCTGGGAAGTGCCATGATCGTCAGGCGAATCCGGGCGTCTATCCCAGCTCACCGTCGCTGCCCGTGATCAAACCACCACGCCTGCGCATCGGAGACACGATTGGCGTCGTCAGTCCATCCTGGGGAGGCGGCGCTGCCTTTCCCCACCGCGTCGAGCGCGGGGCGCACCAACTGGAATCGTTGGGCTTTCGCATCACCTACGGACGCCATGCCTTCAACAGTAGCGGCCACGTGTCAGACACCCCCGAAAACCGGGTAGATGACATCCACGCCATGTTCGATGACCCGATGGTGAAGGCCATCATCTCCACCATCGGCGGTGATCACAGCTGCCACCTGTTGCCCCTTCTGGATTTCGACCTCATCCGCTCTAAGCCAAAGGTTTTCATGGGCTTCTCTGACATGACCGTGCTCAACGTCGCCATCCATGTAAAAACGGGCCTGGTCACCTTCAACGGTTCCCACGTGATGACCGATTTCGCCGAATATCCCGCTATGCCGGCCTTCAGCGAAGGCTCATTCATGAAGACGGTGACCGATCCATCCCCCATCGGGGCGCTGGACCAGTCGACCTGGTGGACCGACGAGATTCTGGATTGGGAAAGCAAACAGGACCTGACCCGACCGCGGGAGCAGCATGTGTCGGAGGGATGGACCTGGCTCAAGCCGGGCCAGGGCACCGGGGCACTGATTGGCGGCTGTTTAGAGTCACTCCAGCATTTGAGGGGCACGCCTTTCTGGCCGCGTTGGCACAAGACCATCCTTTTCCTGGAAACCTCGGAGGAAAAGCCGCCTCCCGAGACTGTGGACGGCATCCTGCAGGACTATGAGAACATGGGCGTATTCGATGAGATCAACGGCCTGTTGTTCGGGCGACCGATGCTCTATTCGGCTGAAGAGCGCCAGCAGTTGCGCGACGTGATCCTGAAACGCACCCATCGCTTCCCATTTCCTGTGGTCACCGACATGGATTACGGCCATACCACGCCCACCTTGACCCTGCCGCTCGGCTGTCGTGCTTTGATCGACAGTGACCGAAAGCTGGTGGAGATCATCGAGGGTGCGGTGGGGTGAGACCTGCTAAAGGTCAATTTTTTGATTGTCAATGGTCAATTGTTAATGGCAGAGGCTGAACAGGTAGCTCCGGCGGGGCAGTTCAACCAGCAGAGCGGGTGCGACGGTGATGCAATGAGCAACTATTTTATCCGGGAGGCAGAACCGGACGATGCCGAACCGCTGCTTGCCTACATGGATCAATTCCTGAGGGAGCCGGATGGACAGAATCCCCTGGCTGCCGACGAATTCGACCTCACCGTGCCTCAGGAGCGGGAGTTTCTGACTGGCATGGCAGAGAGGGAGAACGCCATCTTTTTGTTGGCGCTGGCGGAGGGAGTCATCGTTGGAGAGGCAGGATTGACCGGTGGCAACCGCCGGTCCAACCGCCATTGTGCCAGATTGGGAATCTCCGTGCGCCGTGACTGGCGCGACCGGGGCGTGGGTACGGCCCTGCTGCAGGAAGCGATCCAAAGGGCCCGCCAGGGCGGCGTGGTCACCCGGATTGAGTTAAACGTGTTCACCAGCAATGCCCGCGCCATCCATGTCTATGAGAAGCTGGGCTTCCGGAAAGAAGGAGTGCGCCGGCGTGCCATGCTCATCCAGGGCGTGTACGTTGACGGTCTGATCATGGCGTTGCTGCTGTAGGTCCATCATGTACGCAGAAGTTGCAGTTCACACCCCCATGGCACGGCGCCTGGATACTGGTAACGCGCCAGAATCCCCCGATGCTCCCCTGGGGATGACTTTTCACTACTCGATCCCGGCCTCCCTTGCCGGGACACTGGCGCGTGGTCATCTGGTTTGGGTTCCCTTTGGCAAACAGCAACTGCATGGAATCGTCTTCGATCTGGTTGACAACCTGCCCGACGGGGTTGAAAAGCTCAGATCGGTCCTGGATCTGGCCATGCCTGAGCCAGTCTGCACGCCGGCCCAACTGGAGCTGGCGCGCTGGATGAGCAGGGCCTATCTGGCTCCTGTCCTCGACTGCCTGCTGTTGATGTTGCCCCCGGGATTGGCGCAGAAAGCTGAGCCGGTCCTGTTCCTCACCGCCAACGCAATGGCGATCCTGTACGCAGAACCAAGGCAAGCCGAAGCGCATCAGCCACAAGAAACCCTCTTCGATACCGGGCAGTTCTCCATCGCACCCGAGAGCGCCCGCCATTTCCCCGATCTCAAGCCAGCCCAGCAGCAGCTATTGGACCTGCTGTTGGAGCGGGGCCAGATCACCGAGCGGGTCCTCTCCCATCGTCACCCCGACCTGGCCCGTCGCAGCGTCATCAACCCCCTGGTTGATCAAGGATTGCTGGCGCGCCAGCGGCGGATCGTCGAACCGCCACCGCGACCGAAAACCGGCAAGCTGGTAACTCTGATCGCCAACCAGGAGACCATCGACCAGGTGCTGCCCACCCTGGGGCGAAAGTCCAAACAGGCCGACGTCCTGACATGGTTGGCTGGCAGTGCCGACCAATCGCCACCCCTCAAGATCATCTGCCAGGCAGTTGGCTGTTCACCGGCGCCCGTCAAAAGCCTGGAAGAACGGGCATGGGTCCAGATCGAACCGGAGCAACGCACGATCGAGCTGGCAGTCTCCCGGGAAACAGCGCAGGCATCCCTGGAGGGTGAACTCAGCAGAAGCGACAAACAGGCGCACGCATTGCGAGCGCTGTTGGACCACCATGAGGGTGAGAGGGTGGATGAACGCATGTTTCGCCAGAAACATAGCATCAACACCAATACGCTGGCGGCTCTGGAACGGCGCGGAACGATACGACGAATGTCGACGGAGGCGAGGGTGCGCCTGCTGCTGAAACCTTCGAATGTGCCAGATCGGCTGATCGAACTGCGCGGTGGAGAGAAGTACCGACGGGTGATGACCGCTCTGTCCTCCCGGGAGGAACCTGTCTGGATCGGCTGGTTGTACGCCGAGGCAAACGCCGACCTGGCCATGCTACGGGTGCTTGACCAGGCAGGCCTGATCAGTTTGAGTGAACGGGAGATCTGGCGGGACCCCCTGGCTGGCAAGGTATTCGTGGCAGACAAGCCGCCGCCGCTGACCGACGACCAGGCGCAGGTATGGCGTACCATCGAGCGTGCGATACGGGCGCGGGAAGAGAGAGAACCGCAGGAACAGAAGATCGGAGAGGCCACATTGGACGCGCCAGGCGAGCAATTGCCAGGCACTCCGGCATGGACACGCGGCGGTGATGATCGTGCATTTCTGCTACACGGCGTCACAGGCAGCGGCAAAACAGAGATCTATCTGCGGGCCATCGATGCCACCCTGAAAGCAGGCAGGCAGGCGATTATCCTGGTTCCTGAAATCGCCCTCACCCCCCAGACAGTGCGACGTTTCGCCGCTCGCTTTGAC
This window contains:
- a CDS encoding S66 peptidase family protein, which produces MIKPPRLRIGDTIGVVSPSWGGGAAFPHRVERGAHQLESLGFRITYGRHAFNSSGHVSDTPENRVDDIHAMFDDPMVKAIISTIGGDHSCHLLPLLDFDLIRSKPKVFMGFSDMTVLNVAIHVKTGLVTFNGSHVMTDFAEYPAMPAFSEGSFMKTVTDPSPIGALDQSTWWTDEILDWESKQDLTRPREQHVSEGWTWLKPGQGTGALIGGCLESLQHLRGTPFWPRWHKTILFLETSEEKPPPETVDGILQDYENMGVFDEINGLLFGRPMLYSAEERQQLRDVILKRTHRFPFPVVTDMDYGHTTPTLTLPLGCRALIDSDRKLVEIIEGAVG
- the tmk gene encoding dTMP kinase, producing the protein MFISFEGPEGSGKTTQIAFLASWLQSNGLKAFTTREPGGSAIGDRVREILLDPVATEMQPEAEVLLFSAARAQIVGQIIRPRLDLGDIVICDRYADSTMAYQGYGHQMDLEQLAAITTFATGGLVPALTVYLDIDVEAGLMRKQQDAYVDSSQWNRMERKDVAFHRRVRAGYLEMAADEPARWLVVDANQPAPVVQAVIRDRVAQALTLEAGA
- the priA gene encoding primosomal protein N'; amino-acid sequence: MYAEVAVHTPMARRLDTGNAPESPDAPLGMTFHYSIPASLAGTLARGHLVWVPFGKQQLHGIVFDLVDNLPDGVEKLRSVLDLAMPEPVCTPAQLELARWMSRAYLAPVLDCLLLMLPPGLAQKAEPVLFLTANAMAILYAEPRQAEAHQPQETLFDTGQFSIAPESARHFPDLKPAQQQLLDLLLERGQITERVLSHRHPDLARRSVINPLVDQGLLARQRRIVEPPPRPKTGKLVTLIANQETIDQVLPTLGRKSKQADVLTWLAGSADQSPPLKIICQAVGCSPAPVKSLEERAWVQIEPEQRTIELAVSRETAQASLEGELSRSDKQAHALRALLDHHEGERVDERMFRQKHSINTNTLAALERRGTIRRMSTEARVRLLLKPSNVPDRLIELRGGEKYRRVMTALSSREEPVWIGWLYAEANADLAMLRVLDQAGLISLSEREIWRDPLAGKVFVADKPPPLTDDQAQVWRTIERAIRAREEREPQEQKIGEATLDAPGEQLPGTPAWTRGGDDRAFLLHGVTGSGKTEIYLRAIDATLKAGRQAIILVPEIALTPQTVRRFAARFDEKVTVYHSGLSAGERYDVWRRCRSQSGGPDVVIGTRSALYLPMAHLGLIVLDEEHDPSFKETQRPPRYHARDAALQLGRLTGSTVILGSATPSLESYHAAQLGELTLLTLPRRIMGHALAIAEQQQRLKLDDTIFRPLRTMQGVACYTDLPPVQVVDLRQELRAGNRSIFSRALQQALDQTLQAGQQAILYLNRRGSATFVMCRDCGHVLTCDNCDVPLTYHESKTQSTRATQLLCHHCGKRELSPERCPSCGSRRIRYLGAGTRRIAELVETLWPQARTLRWDRDVTGRKGSHDAILDKFSQHEADVMVGTQMIAKGLDLPLVTLVGVISADVGLYLPDFRAAERSFQLLTQVAGRAGRSLLGGQVILQSYRPEHYVIQAARRHDYLDFVRQELGYRRELHYPPFRRLAKLVYSHKKQERARSEAEALARGLSFAIQEQNLAGIDLIGPAPCFFGRERQRYRWQILVRASDPVVFLRTVSIPQGWRVDVDPVSVL
- a CDS encoding rhomboid family intramembrane serine protease, giving the protein MSQQIPQSPPPQRPVGFRLPMSKTRWTYILMAINVIAWFAMTAFGYTRAIGLNGSQSTEILLTFGAQQNWLVAQGEFYRLLTSMFLHIGIMHLAFNTWALYIIGRDVEALYGSTRFLTIYLISGLGGSAATLLLSGGVVSAGASGAIFGLIGAEIAYFRTHKELFGERGQARLRNLLFIAGINLVFGFTMPGINNIAHIGGLLFGLVLGWLLVPNYGLPDQATVDSTGNVTLADSASLQERLIPVILVIGVLAAIVVAGTVRWRNADTPMGMIDPDLITAISLGSAMIVRRIRASIPAHRRCP
- a CDS encoding guanylate kinase; this encodes MSPIREDNSLPDPYQTVNQLKPLLVVISGPSGVGKDTIMHGMRDHGAEFYQVVTATTRPQRPHETDGADYHFVSKQRFAEMIENKELLEHAVVYGDYKGIPKFEVRRGLESGTDVVLRVDVQGAATIRHMVPEAVTIFLVASSEEEMVERLRQRDTEDAGTLALRIATAREELHRLPEFDYVVVNRQDRLDEAVVEILAIMTAERRRVDWKSAKL
- a CDS encoding R3H domain-containing nucleic acid-binding protein — translated: MKQKNITDDLDVLLSVLPPHIRQALDVANRGDQLLEVILDLGRVPEARFVDDEVVLSNTEISADDLLYVTDRIGDFTTDNRAGIERTLHRISCIRNRQGRIVGLTCRVGRAVYGVIDILQDIVESGDSILLLGRPGVGKTTLLREAARVLAEKKRVVIVDTSNEIGGDGDIPHPAIGRARRMQVAQPAHQHEVMIEAVENHMPEIIIIDEIGRELEAAAARTIAERGVQLIGTAHGRNLENLLLNPTLSDLVGGIESVTLSDEEARRRGTQKSVLERKAPPTFEVLVEIEDRQTMVVHHGVARAVDDFLRGRNLRPEVRYRDETGKVHVEAAPARPTARNGRNGGQPGGDRRRDDPEEIVFTTRRIYAYGVGLNKLRTAAQRMKVPIQLVDDIRRADVFVTLKSYYRKRPQPITEAEERNLPIYVLRSNTVLQLENFLADVFGIPTDAGDALDSAMREAQEAIKRVTSGASSVDLRPQPSSVRRQQHQAARSAKLISHSYGRDPNRHVRIYRE
- a CDS encoding GNAT family N-acetyltransferase; amino-acid sequence: MAEAEQVAPAGQFNQQSGCDGDAMSNYFIREAEPDDAEPLLAYMDQFLREPDGQNPLAADEFDLTVPQEREFLTGMAERENAIFLLALAEGVIVGEAGLTGGNRRSNRHCARLGISVRRDWRDRGVGTALLQEAIQRARQGGVVTRIELNVFTSNARAIHVYEKLGFRKEGVRRRAMLIQGVYVDGLIMALLL